In the Nitrospirota bacterium genome, GAGGCAGCAGGTACGCCGTGTCTCGGTCCGCTGGGATAAATCGCGCCATGGGTCGGGCCTCCTGGGTGGACGAGCGACGCCATTATCCCACAACGGTGAACGGGACGAAAGTCCGACAGACTCCTAGGTCCGCCGTTAGCCAGTGGTAGCATGCCTCCCACATGGCGAGGAAGATCGCCATTGGCGGCGATGTTTCCGGAGTGTCGGCCAGTCGTCTCACGTCATCGATCAGGGTTTTCGCTCGCCTCAAATCCCCGAGGTAGACGAAATAGTTCACCGCGTTCAGTCCAATCCGCATCCGCAAGGTGTGGTCCGTAACCTGATCGGACAAGACCAGTGTGCGGTCCATCCATCGCCGGAGGCCTCGATGCGATGGTTGGCGGTGGATCAACGCAGCGGCTGCGCTCGTCATAACTCGGGCCTCGATCTCCACGGAGGGGAATGTGGGATCGCTGTGGACCCGTTGATCGAGCCACTCGATCCAGGGGTCCAGTGCGGCCATCGTAGTCAGGTAGAGAGTCATCATCTCGACTGCCGCAGACCATGCCAACAATGTTCCGGTGTGATCGCCGGTCGCCTGAAACATTTCAAAGGCCTTTTGGAACGAAGCCAGGCTCTCTGGAGAGCCAGAAAAGAACCGACAGGTTCCCTGCCAGTACACCAACCAGGGATCGGTCTGGACAATGGTCGTGGGCAACCGTTCGATCCACGATTGCAGTGTGCGACTGCGCCCTTGTCCGACCAGCACCGGCGCCTGCGTGAGGATGAGGCGCTGCACCGCAGCCCAGTCGCCCGCCCCCGCATACAGATCCACCGCGTCTTCGATGCGGCCGGAGGATTCCAACACCGTCCCGGCCCGATGGCGCACCTGGCTGAGTTCGGCTGGGCTAAAGCGCTCCTTCGCGCGGGAAAGCAGAAAGTCGCGAAAGAGATCGTGGTATTGATAGATGCGTTCGCTGCCAGGACGCTCTGACAGAAAATAGTTCGCGCGGGCCAGTTCTCCCAGCGTCTTCCCCACGTCGTGTGCACCCGCCATCCCTTCGGCCATCCGAACGGTCATGGCCGGCAGGAAGGCGCTCCGCAGCAGCAGATCCTGCGCGGGGCGCGCCAACTTCGCGAAGACCTCGCCGGCAAAGTAATCGAAGACCGACTCGGACATCGTGCGGGTCGGAGTGGACGCGTCGCTGCCGACCTTCATGGTTTGCAGCATCAACACGACCCCGGCCGTCCAGCCGTCGGTTTTGGCCTGAATGCCCTGCATCGTATCGATCGAGAAGCGCCGCCCCGTGCTGAGGGTCATGAGCGCGCGCGTTTCCGACGGCGTCAACCGCAGCGCATCCCAACTTAGCATCCCCATCTGTCCGCTGGCCTGGAAAGCGGCCAGGCTGGGCGGCGGGGCGCTGCGGCTGATCAGGATGACCACACCCCCCTCCGGAATCTGCGTGAGCCCCTCGCGCACGACGTCGTGAATGGGCGAGTCGGATGGCAGCTCGTGGTAGTTATCGAAGACCAGCACAAAGGGCGTGGGCAAGCGCGCAACCAGCGCCTCAAAGTAGCGTCGAGTGAACACCGGCAGGCCGGGCAGCCGATCCGGGGTCAGCAGCGGCAGCGGGCGGCGAAAACGCGGCGCGGCGGCTTTTGCGGCCAGTCCCAAGTAGTAGAACAACGACGCGGGGTCGGTATCGCCAGCATCGAGCTGGTACCAAATCCCCTTGAGCTGCTTGCATTCCACGTAGCTGGAGATCAAGGTGGTTTTTCCCGAGCCTGGTGGACCCGTGACCCACAGGATCGGCTGGGATCGCGTGCGATCCACGAGCCGGAACAGGCGCGGCCGAGGGAGCACCGCGGCCCCGAGGCGCGGGCGGCTGATCTTCGCGATGGATCGTTCGCGTTGTCCCGCCATCAGTGACCTCGCCCCCGCCGGGTCCCAGTGCCACCACGCGCCGATGGCGGTCTTCTTGACCCGCGTTTCGGCAAGGCGCTATAGTGAATCATCGTCAACGGAGGAGCGCAATGAAGTTGCACGTCAAGATCGAACGAGATGAAGCAGGGTACTATGTCGCGGAGGTCCCCGCGCTTCCCGGGTGCCTGTCTCAAGGGAATACTCGCGAAGAAGCGATCGCCAATGTGAAGGAGGCCATCGAAGGTTGGCTCGAAGTGATGGAGGCCAAACAGCCGACCGATCCAGCCGCCCTGGTTGAAATTGCCGTCTGATGGCTCATCTCGCACCCTGCTCGGGGGCGGAGGCAGTCAGGAAACTTTCCCGGGCAGGCTGGACGATCGCCCGCCAAAAAGGTTCCCACGTGATGATGACCAAGACGGGTTACCAATGGACCCTCTCGATCCCTCAGCATCATGAACTCGGCCCCGGCCTGCTTCGCAAATTGATCCGCCAGGCAGGCCTGACGGTCGACGAGTTCAACGCTTTGTAGCACCGGCACTTCAGAACCTCTACGTCACGGCCCCTCGTATCTGTTGATGAATCGTCTCCGTGGCCGGAGACGGCGGGATCTGGAGCTGGGCGTGCAGGGTCTCGCGGCAGCGGCGATACGTGGCCAGAGCCTCGGCCCGGCGGCCCAATGTCTGATAGCCCAGCATCAAGTGCTGGTAGAACGGTTCGACCAAGGGGTCGAGCTCGATGCCACGTTGATAATAGGTCACGGCGCGTTCCCAGTCCTTGCCGCGTTCGCAGCAGCGTCCCAGCTCGCTCAGTAACGCAACCAGCCGGCCATGGACCTTCTCGCGCCGGCTTAACGCCCAGGCCTCATCGCTCTCCTCCCGCAGAAACGGGCCGGCGTAGAGCCGAAAGAGCTTTTCCGCAGTGGCACATACCGTCTCGGCGTCCGGCGACGGCTGCTTGAGCGTCGAATCCAGATCTCGAATGAGCCGTTCGACGCTCCACAGATCCACCCACACCCGCTTCGGATCCAGCGTGA is a window encoding:
- a CDS encoding AAA family ATPase, whose product is MAGQRERSIAKISRPRLGAAVLPRPRLFRLVDRTRSQPILWVTGPPGSGKTTLISSYVECKQLKGIWYQLDAGDTDPASLFYYLGLAAKAAAPRFRRPLPLLTPDRLPGLPVFTRRYFEALVARLPTPFVLVFDNYHELPSDSPIHDVVREGLTQIPEGGVVILISRSAPPPSLAAFQASGQMGMLSWDALRLTPSETRALMTLSTGRRFSIDTMQGIQAKTDGWTAGVVLMLQTMKVGSDASTPTRTMSESVFDYFAGEVFAKLARPAQDLLLRSAFLPAMTVRMAEGMAGAHDVGKTLGELARANYFLSERPGSERIYQYHDLFRDFLLSRAKERFSPAELSQVRHRAGTVLESSGRIEDAVDLYAGAGDWAAVQRLILTQAPVLVGQGRSRTLQSWIERLPTTIVQTDPWLVYWQGTCRFFSGSPESLASFQKAFEMFQATGDHTGTLLAWSAAVEMMTLYLTTMAALDPWIEWLDQRVHSDPTFPSVEIEARVMTSAAAALIHRQPSHRGLRRWMDRTLVLSDQVTDHTLRMRIGLNAVNYFVYLGDLRRAKTLIDDVRRLADTPETSPPMAIFLAMWEACYHWLTADLGVCRTFVPFTVVG
- a CDS encoding type II toxin-antitoxin system HicB family antitoxin, which encodes MKLHVKIERDEAGYYVAEVPALPGCLSQGNTREEAIANVKEAIEGWLEVMEAKQPTDPAALVEIAV
- a CDS encoding type II toxin-antitoxin system HicA family toxin, with the protein product MAHLAPCSGAEAVRKLSRAGWTIARQKGSHVMMTKTGYQWTLSIPQHHELGPGLLRKLIRQAGLTVDEFNAL